The following coding sequences are from one Formosa haliotis window:
- a CDS encoding type IV toxin-antitoxin system AbiEi family antitoxin domain-containing protein, whose protein sequence is MKDTDTIVNIINKLPKGYVFTYEDFMHEVKSKQAAVKALNRMVASGKIAKLSKGKYFKPEQSVFGTLAPEQYQVVKDLLEDNNKLIGYLTGLSVYNQLGLTTQVSNTIQIGKNEVRPAFKRAHYKIAFIRQKNTITKDSIPLLQLLDAIKYIKKIPDTTVAKACLRFMAILKEKSAEDIKTIIRLALKYPPSTRALLGAMLEQLGYTEHLQTLKASLNPITTYKIEDLEQIVHTTNNWNIV, encoded by the coding sequence ATGAAAGACACTGATACCATTGTAAATATAATAAATAAACTTCCTAAAGGGTATGTGTTCACCTATGAGGATTTTATGCATGAGGTGAAAAGCAAACAAGCTGCTGTAAAAGCATTAAACAGAATGGTTGCTAGTGGCAAAATAGCCAAGCTCTCTAAAGGGAAATATTTCAAGCCCGAACAGAGTGTATTTGGAACCCTAGCTCCAGAGCAATATCAAGTGGTTAAAGATTTACTAGAAGACAACAATAAGCTTATAGGCTACTTAACAGGTTTGAGTGTGTATAATCAATTAGGTTTAACAACCCAAGTAAGTAACACCATTCAAATAGGTAAAAATGAGGTAAGACCCGCTTTTAAACGCGCACATTATAAAATTGCATTTATACGCCAAAAAAATACGATTACTAAAGATAGTATTCCCCTATTACAACTCTTAGATGCGATTAAGTATATAAAGAAAATTCCAGATACTACTGTTGCAAAAGCTTGTTTACGCTTTATGGCTATTTTAAAAGAAAAATCGGCAGAAGATATTAAAACTATAATAAGATTGGCGTTAAAATACCCGCCGTCTACTAGAGCGCTATTAGGTGCCATGTTAGAGCAATTAGGGTACACAGAGCATTTACAAACTTTAAAAGCGTCATTAAACCCAATTACCACGTATAAAATAGAAGATCTAGAACAGATAGTACACACAACGAATAACTGGAATATTGTATGA
- a CDS encoding nucleotidyl transferase AbiEii/AbiGii toxin family protein, with protein MKLHQNKKLFDQSIRATAQRMGIADIYVEKDYWVTLTLYQIFKQPIGAETVFKGGTALSKCFDIIQRFSEDVDLVMVRKETDTTSKMERKVKKPSKVIESILPEIYMEGLTNKKGMLRKTVHQYPKVFKGKLGQVRDVIVLEASYLGRFEPYHTQYINSYIGEMMVAVNQNDLAQAYDLMPFQVNVMDVTRTFCEKIMSLVRFSYGLNAIQQLKDKIRHAYDIHQLMNLETVQVFFKSEAFIEMLTQVKEDDRLSFKSENTWLDYPIFKALIFSDTEQVWSQLKTSYSHEFRMLVYGDLPEEKEVLQSLLTIAHRLKEIKL; from the coding sequence ATGAAGCTACACCAAAACAAAAAATTATTTGATCAATCTATTCGTGCAACCGCACAACGTATGGGTATAGCAGATATTTATGTGGAAAAAGATTATTGGGTAACGTTAACTTTATACCAAATATTTAAGCAACCTATAGGAGCAGAAACAGTTTTTAAAGGAGGAACTGCCTTGAGCAAATGTTTCGATATTATCCAGAGATTTTCTGAAGATGTAGACTTAGTTATGGTGCGGAAGGAAACTGATACCACTAGTAAAATGGAGCGGAAGGTTAAAAAGCCAAGTAAAGTTATTGAGTCTATTTTACCTGAAATTTATATGGAAGGCTTAACGAATAAAAAAGGGATGCTACGTAAAACCGTACACCAATATCCTAAAGTGTTTAAAGGTAAATTAGGACAAGTTCGGGATGTTATTGTTTTAGAGGCAAGTTATCTAGGACGATTCGAGCCTTACCACACCCAATATATAAATTCATATATTGGAGAAATGATGGTGGCTGTGAATCAAAATGATTTAGCACAGGCATATGATTTGATGCCATTTCAAGTGAATGTGATGGATGTAACGAGAACCTTTTGTGAAAAAATTATGAGTTTGGTTCGGTTTTCTTATGGTTTAAATGCAATTCAGCAATTAAAAGATAAAATAAGACACGCTTACGATATTCATCAATTAATGAATTTAGAAACTGTGCAGGTATTTTTTAAAAGTGAAGCTTTTATTGAAATGTTAACACAGGTAAAGGAAGATGATCGCTTAAGTTTTAAATCGGAAAATACATGGTTAGATTATCCTATTTTTAAAGCACTAATTTTTTCAGATACAGAACAGGTATGGAGTCAGTTAAAAACAAGCTATTCTCATGAATTTAGAATGTTAGTCTATGGTGATTTGCCTGAGGAAAAAGAGGTATTGCAATCGTTACTAACTATAGCGCACCGATTAAAAGAAATTAAATTGTAA